AGGCGGCTTCGTGGCGAGGCCGGTTTCGTCAGGCGGATGCGAGCCCGCGACGGCGGTTTGGTTCAAGGAAGTCATGTTGTCTGTATGCGGTTGTGTTGCGGGCTGTGTTGCCATGTGCGTTTTCGATCCGGTGTGGATTCAACCGGATTGAAATTAATTAACGGGTAAGTTAATATAGCCGTTGACCGACGATCCGTCAATTTGCGAAATGACAAAACAATCAGCCGAAGCGGGCGCGCAGGCGTCCGGCAGTCCTGCGCCGCCGCGAAAGCCCGGCCGGCCGAGCGGCGCGCACGGCGAGCAGGCGCGCACGCGTTTGCTCGATATCGCGCTGGAATTGTTCGCGCGGCAGGGCATCGGCGAGACAACGCTCGGCGCAATCGCGCGCGAGGCCGGCGTCACGCCGGCCATGGTTCACTACTATTTCAAGACCCGCGACCAGCTGCTCGACATGCTGATCGACGAGCGTTTCGTGCCGCTGCGCGCAGAACTCGGGCGCGTATTCAACGATCCGGATTCGGCGCCGGTCGAAACCTTGCGGGCGTTCGTCGAGACGCTCGTGGCGACAGTCGATAAGCATCCGTGGTTCGCGGCGCTCTGGGTGCGCGAGGTGATCAGCGAAGGCGGTCTGCTGCGCCAGCGCATGGCCGCGCGCTTCGGGGCCGAGCACAAGGACCGCGCGGTCGAGCGCATTGCCCAGTGGCAGAAAGAAGGCAAGCTGAATCCGGCGCTGGAGCCGTCGCTCGTGTTCTTGTCGCTGTTCGGGCTGACGGTGTTTCCGCTCGCCACTTCGCGCTGGCGCGGGGAAGGCGAGCGGGCGGTGGGCACGGAGCAACTTGCGCGGCACGTCGTCGCGTTGCTGATGAACGGGATCAAGCCGATCTGAGGCATCGGGCATCGGGCGTTATCCGTCCGGTTAAAATTTGTCCCTCGTTCGCGCCGTCCTGCGCGCAATGCCCGAAGAGGAGACACCCCGATGGCCACATCCCAGACGCCGTACGCCCAGGCGCATCCCGTTACTGCCGGCGGCATTTCTGCGCGGCTCGATCGCTTGCCCGCCACGCGCTCCGTCTGGATGCTCATCGTGCTCCTGAGCCTCGGATTCTTTTTCGAACTCTACGATCTGCTCTATTCGGGCTACGTCGCGCCGGGTCTGGTCCGAAGCGGCATCCTCACGCCGACCACGAGCGGCTTTTTCGGCATGACGGGCGTCGCGAGTTTCATCGCGTCGCTGTTTGCGGGCTTGTTTATCGGCACGATTGCGTGCGGTTTTCTCGCCGACCGCTTCGGACGCCGCGCGATCTTCACCTGGTCGCTGCTGTGGTACACCGGCGCGAACCTCATCATGGCCTTCCAGGACACGGCGACGGGCCTGAACGTCTGGCGCTTCGCCGCGGGCGTGGGCATCGGCGTGGAACTGGTGACGATCGGCACTTACATCTCAGAACTAGCGCCGAAGCACATTCGCGGGCGCGCGTTTGCCTGCGAGCAGGCGGTCGGCTTCATGGCCGTGCCGGTCGTTGCGTTTCTTGCGTATTGGCTCGTGCCGCGCGCGCCGTTCGGCATCGACGGCTGGCGCTGGGTCGTCGTGATCGGCGCGCACGGGGCGCTGTTCGTCTGGTGGATTCGCCGCACGCTGCCGGAAAGCCCGCGCTGGCTCGCGCAGAAGGGCCGTCTCGCTGAAGCCGACCGCGTGATGTGCGCGCTCGAAGAGAAAGTCGCGCGCGAATACGGCAAGCCGCTTCCGCCGCCCGAACCCGCCGTCGATACAACGGACGCGCGCGGCGCCTTCGCCGACATGTGGAAGCCGCCCTACGGCGGCCGCGCCACGATGATGATCATCTTCAACGTGTTCCAGACCGTCGGCTTTTACGGCTTCGCGAACTGGGTGCCGACGCTGCTCGTCAAGCAGGGCATCACGGTGACGTCGAGCCTGATGTATTCCGGGATCATCGCGATTGCCGCGCCCATCGGGCCGATCATCGGACTCGCTATCGCCGATCGCATCGAGCGCAAGACGGCCATCGTCGCGATGGCGGCGCTCAATATCGTGTGCGGGCTGCTGTTCAGCCAGTCGGGCAACGCGGCGTTTCTGATCGCGATGGGCGTCGGGCTCACGCTCTCCAGCAACATCATGTCGTACAGCTACCACGCGTATCAGACCGAGTTGTTCCCGACGAGCATCCGGGCGCGCGCGGTCGGCTTCGTCTATTCGTGGAGCCGCTTCTCGGCGATTTTCACGTCCTTCATCATCGCGGGCGTCCTAAAGGGCTTCGGTACGACGGGCGTGTTCGTGTTCATCGCGTCGGCCATGTTGATCGTGATGGCGGCCATCGGGATCATGGGGCCGAAAACGCGCGACCTCGCGCTGGAGAAGATCTCGCATTGACGCGTCGGGCCGCGTGAAAGGTGCCAGTTGCTGCGTGTTTGCGTCCTGTATGCCAAAATCCGCAGGACGTACCCAAATCGTGGCCGATATTCGCATATGTCCGAAACGATCAACCCACTGGAAGCAGATCATGCGATGCGCAACTGGACGTACCGGTCGACGGGCAAGATTCCGATCGGGTCCGATCTGCACAAGCGCATGTTCTGCGAGATGCTGCTGACGACGCACAATCCGTACAAACCGGCCGTTATCGACTGGCCGAAGCTCGAACCCGCCGCGCTGAAGCGCGTGACCTCGCTGCCGATCTGGGATATCGCCGTGCAGACGGAAGGGCGTGCGTCGATTCGCGTCGCGACTTACGCGGGCATCGTGGAAGACGCGCAACTGCGCGAAGCCATCCGCATGAACGGCGGCGAGGAGGCGCGCCACAAGCTGGTGCTGTCGAAGCTCGTCGAGGCGTACGGCATTGAGCTTGCGCCCGAGCCGCCGTATCCGGCGCCCGCCGACCCGCTGCGCGCGTGGATGCTGACGGGTTACAGCGAATGCATCGACAGTTTCTTCGCGTTCGGTCTCTTCGAAGCCGCGCGCCAGTCCGGTTATTTCCCCGAAGCGCTCGTCGAGACCTTCGAACCGGTCATTCAGGAAGAAGCGCGCCACATTCTCTTTTTTGCGAACTGGGTGGCGTGGTACCGGCGCAGCCTGCCGTGGTATCGCAAGCCGTGGTTTCTGGCGAAGACCGCGAGCGTCTGGTTCTCGCTGATCCGCGATCGAATCTCGCTTGCGCGCGGCTTCGACAAGAGCGGCGCGGCGCAGGACGCGAATTTCCCCGCGAATGTCGGCGACTCGCTTTCGGGCAGCGTGTCAGCGCGTGCGCTGATCGAGATGTGTCTCGTCGAAAACGACCGCCGCATGGGCGGTTACGATGCGCGCCTGTTGCGCCCGACCACCGTGCCCAGGCTCGCGCGTTTCGCGCTGCGCTTCATCAAGAAGTGACGCTGTTTCAATCCGCGGGTTTCGATGCCTCGTCGAAGCGGCGCGAGGCTTCCTCGACTTCCTGCCGGAATTGCGCGAGCGCCGCCAATTGCACGTTCGGCGGCTGTAGTGCCGTCCACAACACTTCCACCAGTTCGTTCGCGGTCGTCTCGATCTGAGTCTGACTCAGGCGGCGCTTCGCAAGCGTCGCGTCCCACAGTACGTGTTCCATCGGCCCGAAGACGAGCGAGCGCAACAGGCGCAGCGGCACGTCGCCGCGCACGTGACCGAGCGCCTGGCCGCGCGCGAGCACGTCCATGAGCGGCGCGGTGTAGCG
This portion of the Caballeronia insecticola genome encodes:
- a CDS encoding TetR/AcrR family transcriptional regulator → MTKQSAEAGAQASGSPAPPRKPGRPSGAHGEQARTRLLDIALELFARQGIGETTLGAIAREAGVTPAMVHYYFKTRDQLLDMLIDERFVPLRAELGRVFNDPDSAPVETLRAFVETLVATVDKHPWFAALWVREVISEGGLLRQRMAARFGAEHKDRAVERIAQWQKEGKLNPALEPSLVFLSLFGLTVFPLATSRWRGEGERAVGTEQLARHVVALLMNGIKPI
- a CDS encoding MFS transporter, with protein sequence MATSQTPYAQAHPVTAGGISARLDRLPATRSVWMLIVLLSLGFFFELYDLLYSGYVAPGLVRSGILTPTTSGFFGMTGVASFIASLFAGLFIGTIACGFLADRFGRRAIFTWSLLWYTGANLIMAFQDTATGLNVWRFAAGVGIGVELVTIGTYISELAPKHIRGRAFACEQAVGFMAVPVVAFLAYWLVPRAPFGIDGWRWVVVIGAHGALFVWWIRRTLPESPRWLAQKGRLAEADRVMCALEEKVAREYGKPLPPPEPAVDTTDARGAFADMWKPPYGGRATMMIIFNVFQTVGFYGFANWVPTLLVKQGITVTSSLMYSGIIAIAAPIGPIIGLAIADRIERKTAIVAMAALNIVCGLLFSQSGNAAFLIAMGVGLTLSSNIMSYSYHAYQTELFPTSIRARAVGFVYSWSRFSAIFTSFIIAGVLKGFGTTGVFVFIASAMLIVMAAIGIMGPKTRDLALEKISH